A genomic window from Pyxidicoccus trucidator includes:
- a CDS encoding ATP-binding protein, whose translation MSTKRYSEADLRVLIEPYGNPVLAVVDGRVSAVNDAWLAMLGLPREQVEGRPLMDFVQPEERSRLSERYRLLEAGAPLEARTQTYQVPCAGGVSREVSLFATRLPMEGGAGALLLNCLLMGNRPPEMAVAECLVETSAELVTAHSEDAVRRVALKGLRDAGFRGRLLRWDGERLLAHDGEPLPEDVRLGMESLADGRPVFGGADRAAPSHVYLPVGGPQAEVLWVEGPWVAPRHGSVLTLFAKVVGAALTDARVQADGARSRWEVEAVAQVARFVAQPVPPSLEDFLARVSDLLQGRAAALHLSPPQGGALALATHVGLADLVRDSAHAEQLTRLLAVADEGEGGLSTDDQGATLGGLSGGRLGCGAVARLTRGGEVCGSLQVLRAAGQPFDIRDVRLLGTLAELLVTLLEQRRLRAESSRQLAETRLLLDLARTTSGVLETSSILDVASDFLVHLLDVSNCYIMLYDESAKLLRGAAASTVHRDFFRTVVLPLHGDSLATRVARERRPIAIDDVAAAGGGFDSQLAHRFGEKALLALPLTSREELIGVVVVDDTRRPRSFGPELVELAEATCGQLALSIANARLYESLWASYAELAATRAEMVKRERLAALGELSAIVAHEVRNPLGVIFNAVASLRRLLDPGGDAAMLLDILGEESDRLNRIVGDLLDYTRPRDPVLQHEDLGRVLQDSLEAARVQGGGPERPVHIKSDVEPGLPPVPMDRRLIRQALVNVAVNAIQSMPQGGLVQVRARREAHAGREQLRIDVADQGPGIPAELLHRVFEPFFTTKAQGTGLGLAVVKRILEEHRGEIAVESTPGRGTTFTFRLPLSQPPSFP comes from the coding sequence GGACTTCGTCCAGCCGGAGGAGCGCAGCCGCCTGTCCGAGCGCTACCGCCTGCTGGAGGCCGGCGCGCCGCTGGAGGCGCGGACGCAGACCTACCAGGTGCCCTGCGCGGGCGGCGTCAGCCGCGAGGTGTCCCTCTTCGCGACGCGCCTCCCGATGGAGGGCGGCGCCGGGGCGCTGCTCCTCAACTGCCTGCTCATGGGGAACCGGCCCCCGGAGATGGCGGTGGCCGAGTGCCTGGTGGAGACGTCCGCGGAGCTGGTCACCGCGCACTCCGAGGACGCGGTGCGCCGCGTGGCGCTGAAGGGCCTGCGGGACGCGGGCTTCCGGGGCCGCCTGCTGCGCTGGGACGGCGAGCGGCTGCTGGCGCACGACGGCGAGCCCCTGCCGGAGGACGTGCGCCTGGGCATGGAGTCGCTGGCGGACGGGCGCCCCGTCTTTGGTGGCGCGGACCGGGCCGCGCCCTCGCACGTGTACCTGCCGGTGGGTGGCCCTCAGGCCGAGGTGCTGTGGGTGGAGGGGCCGTGGGTGGCCCCGCGCCATGGCTCGGTGCTGACGCTCTTCGCCAAGGTGGTGGGCGCCGCGCTGACGGACGCGCGCGTGCAGGCGGACGGCGCGCGCAGCCGCTGGGAGGTGGAGGCGGTGGCCCAGGTGGCCCGCTTCGTCGCCCAGCCCGTGCCGCCCTCGCTGGAGGACTTCCTGGCGCGCGTCTCGGACTTGCTGCAGGGCCGCGCCGCGGCGCTGCACCTGTCGCCTCCCCAGGGTGGAGCGCTGGCGCTGGCCACCCACGTGGGGCTGGCCGACCTGGTGCGTGACAGCGCGCACGCGGAGCAGCTCACCCGGCTGCTGGCGGTGGCGGACGAGGGGGAGGGTGGACTCTCCACGGACGACCAGGGCGCGACGCTGGGCGGGCTGTCCGGCGGGCGGCTGGGGTGCGGAGCGGTGGCGCGGCTCACGCGCGGCGGCGAGGTGTGCGGCAGCCTCCAGGTGCTGCGCGCCGCGGGCCAGCCCTTCGACATCCGGGACGTGCGGCTGTTGGGGACGCTGGCGGAGCTGCTGGTGACGCTGCTGGAGCAGCGCCGGCTGCGCGCCGAGTCCTCGCGCCAGCTCGCCGAGACGCGCCTGCTGCTGGATTTGGCGCGCACCACGTCGGGCGTGCTGGAGACCTCCAGCATCCTCGACGTCGCGTCCGACTTCCTCGTCCACCTGCTGGACGTGTCCAACTGCTACATCATGCTGTACGACGAGTCGGCGAAGCTGCTGCGCGGCGCCGCCGCCTCCACCGTCCACCGCGACTTCTTCCGCACGGTGGTGCTGCCGCTGCACGGTGACAGCCTGGCCACGCGCGTGGCCCGCGAGCGCCGGCCCATCGCCATCGACGACGTGGCGGCCGCCGGCGGGGGCTTCGACTCGCAGCTCGCCCACCGCTTCGGGGAGAAGGCGCTGCTGGCCCTGCCGCTCACCTCGCGCGAGGAGCTCATCGGCGTGGTGGTGGTGGACGACACCCGCCGGCCGCGCTCCTTCGGGCCGGAGCTGGTCGAGCTGGCCGAGGCCACCTGCGGCCAGCTGGCGCTCTCCATCGCCAACGCGCGCCTGTACGAGTCCCTGTGGGCCAGCTACGCGGAGCTGGCCGCCACCCGCGCGGAGATGGTGAAGCGCGAGCGGCTGGCCGCCCTGGGCGAGCTGTCCGCGATTGTGGCCCACGAGGTGCGCAACCCGCTGGGCGTCATCTTCAACGCGGTGGCCTCGCTGCGCCGGCTGCTGGACCCGGGCGGTGACGCGGCCATGCTGCTGGACATCCTGGGCGAGGAGAGCGACCGGCTCAACCGCATCGTCGGAGACCTGCTGGACTACACACGTCCCAGGGACCCGGTGCTCCAGCACGAGGATTTGGGGCGCGTGCTCCAGGACTCGCTGGAGGCCGCGCGCGTGCAGGGTGGGGGGCCGGAGCGGCCCGTCCACATCAAGTCGGACGTGGAGCCGGGGCTGCCGCCGGTGCCCATGGACCGGCGCCTCATCCGCCAGGCGCTCGTCAACGTGGCCGTCAACGCCATCCAGTCCATGCCGCAGGGGGGACTGGTACAGGTGCGCGCGCGCCGCGAGGCCCATGCGGGCAGGGAGCAGCTTCGCATCGACGTGGCGGACCAGGGGCCGGGCATTCCCGCGGAGCTGCTCCACCGCGTCTTCGAGCCCTTCTTCACCACCAAGGCGCAGGGCACCGGCCTGGGCCTGGCCGTCGTCAAGCGCATCCTCGAGGAGCATCGGGGCGAAATCGCC